The sequence TAATGTTTGGCGGGTTAATAACATCCCGGATTTCGATGCAGACTTTTCTGCCGTTACTACAGCAATTGCTGCTGCTTCTCCCGGAGATCCCCTCTAAATAGAGGGTTCGTAAATTAGTTATGGTTCTATTACCATTAATAAAAGTTTAGTGTTGATTGGCCCCGGGTTTTTCTGGGTCAAAACGATTCTACCCAGGCAAATCTAAATTCTGCCAGATTTGATAATATAACAATTAGTGCTACAAATGTTACAGTTAAAGGACTTTATATCACTCAAAATGCTAGCACTCCTTCTTTAACAATTGCTGCCAATAACACAATTGTTAACAGATGTTATATTCAAAACACTCACAACTCAACTTTATCTTCAACAAATGCAAATGCTGTGAGAATAAATTCAGGAATTACAGGATTTGTTCTGAGCAGAAATATCCTTAGAACAAGTGCAACTCACACTTCTACTACATATTTATTATACTTATTGGGGAATAATAATGGTATTGTTATTTATAACATTTTTTTAGCCCATGGAGATTTGCCTTGTTGCATGCTCACGTTCAAATCACTGACGGATTTGGCAGGGCTGCGGCTTTGCCACCACACCCCCCCCAATCCCCGAATTATATAAACTAATATAGAAATTGTATAAACTTTTGCTTACAGCTATAGGTAACTTTGTCGTTGAGCAAGCAGATGTTTGATGTTAAGCAGCCTGCATTTTTTTTAACAAAATCAATTTTAAAATGAAAAATTTAATTTTACCAATCGTACTCCTTTTTGGAGCATCAACACTTTTTTCCTGTGGAGGCTCACATGAACACGACTCGGAAGGAAATCATACGCATGAACATCTTGACGAAAATACAGAAGTGAATCATACAGAAGGTCATGCATCTCATGCAGAAATGGGACAAACCTTAAAACACTATTTCGACCTGAAAGACGGTTTGGTACGGTCAGATGCAGCAGAAGCCAAAGCAGGGGCAAATGCATTAAAGGCGCATCTTGCAGTTACAGAAATTACTGTCAAGGGGCACGAATCGCATATCAGGGGAATTGTCAGTGAAATCGGTGAACATTTAGAGCAAATCTCGCTTACTGAAGATTTGGAGGTACAGAGAAAACATTTTGAAACGGTTTCAGATCAACTCTATGCTTTAATTCAAGTTACGGGAACATCCGGAAAAACTGTTTATCGCCAATACTGCCCGATGGCTTTTGATGACAAAGGTGCTTACTGGCTTTCGGCTGAAGAAGAAATAAGAAATCCCTATTTCGGTGATGCAATGCTGACATGCGGTAGTGTGGAAGAAAAAATGTAAAGGGGGTTAGCAAATATTCTATAAACTCAAAAATGAAAATTATTGAACCACATAGAACACATAGAAAGTCACAATAGAAATTTCTATGTGAAACCTATATGAACTATGTGCCTATGTGGTAAAAAAACACTAATGGAATTAACTAAAAAATACATTGATGACTTGACCTGTAGGGTAATTGGTTTTGCTATTAAAAGCCCTTCAAGGAAGCATAAACAGAACTTTGTATATTTGAAAGCACTTCAATAACTCAAAAATGAAAATTATTGAACCACATAGATACATAGAACACATAGAAAGCCACAATAGAAATTTCTATGTGAAACCTATGTGAACTATGTGCCTATGTGGTAAAAAAAACACTAATGGAATTAACTAAAAAATACATTGATGACTTGACCTATAGAGTGATTGGTTGTGCTATTGAAGTTCATAAACAGTTAGGTCCCGGTCTTTTAGAAAGCGTTTACGAAAAATGTTTTATAAGAGAGTTAGCTTTACAAGGGTTAAGGTATAAACAACAATTATGGGTACCACTGGAGTACAAAGGATTAGAATTGGATACGGAATTAAGATTAGATGTACTTGTAGAAGATGTTTTATGTGTTGAATTAAAATCAATGGACGGTTTATTACCAATACATGATGCTATTTTATTAACTTATATGCGAATGCTACAGAAACCTAAAGGCGTATTGATAAATTTTAATTGTGTTAATATATTTAAGGAAGGACAAAAAACTTTGGTTAATGAAATATATGCTGCATTACCTAATGAAAAAAACTAATCACCCAAAAAATTACAAGCCATTTTAAAAATGCGTTATGCTCGATAAGATTATACGGTACTTTCTTGAAAACCGTTTAGTTGCTTTCCTGTTAACACTGATTTTTGTTGTTTGGGGAATTGCTACGGCACCATTTGCGTGGGACATAGACTGGCTTCCGCGGGACCCGGTACCGGTAGATGCTATACCAAACTACGGTGAAACACAACAGATCGTGTTTACAGAATGGCCGGGACGTTCACCACAGGATATTGAAGATCAAATCACTTATCCGCTTAGCACTTACCTGCTTGGTGTTCCCGGTGTCAAAACCATCCGCAGCACGACGATGTTTGGGTTCTCCAGTATTTTCATTATTCTGGAAGACGACATAGATTTTTACTGGAGCAGGGCAAGGATACTCGAAAAACTCAATGCCTTGCCTGACGGGCTTTTACCACAAGGTGTACAGCCCGCATTAGGCCCGGATGCTACGGCTTTGGGCCAGATTTTCTGGTACACCATTGAAGGCCGCGACCCGGATGGCAATCCAACCGGTGGATGGGACTTGCATGAATTAAGAACAATACAGGATTTTCATGTAAAATTTGCTTTGGCGACAGCAGAAGGCGTAGCTGAAGTTGCATCTATCGGCGGGCATGTAAAAGAGTACCAGATAGATATCAATCCGGCTGCCATGCGCGGGTATGACATCAGTTTGCGTGAAATCGCCAATAGTGTCCGCAACAGCAATCTGGATGTAGGTGCCCGTACCATTGAACTAAACAGGATAGAGTATTTTGTCAGGGGATTGGGCTATATCAAAAGCCTTGAAGATATTGAAGAATCTGTAGTTGCCGTGAGGGATAATGTGCCGGTGCATGTGCGTGATATTGCAAAGGTAACAATCGGGCCGGCTCAAAGGCGTGGGGCATTAGGCAAGGGCGGAGCGGAAGTTGTTGGCGGTGTAGTTACTGTCAGGCATGGTGAAAATCCGATGCAGGTAATAGAAAATGTAAAAGCCGAACTCCCCGGAATAGAACAGGGCCTGCCTTCGCGTACACTCGAGGACGGAACAGTGTCACAACTAAAAATTATCCCTTTCTACGACCGGACCGAATTAATTCAGGAAACCATAGGTACGCTGGAACATGCCATTTCCCTGCAAATCCTGATTACGATTATTGTGATTATCATCATGCTGCTCAACCTGAAAGCATCTTTGTTTATTTCAGGCTTATTGCCAATGGCAGTGCTGATGTGTTTTATTATGATGAAATATGCCGGTGTGGATGCCAATATCGTGGCACTTTCCGGTATTGCAATTGCCATTGGGACGATAGTGGATATGGGGATTATCATGTCAGAAAACATGGTTTTGCATTTAAAAGAAGCCCGTAAAAAGGAACCCAAACTGGAAGTAATTCACAGGGCATGTGTGGAGGTGGCTCCGGCAATTTTGACTGCCGTTATGACTACCATCGTCAGCTTTCTCCCGGTATTTACCCTTCAGGCAGCAGAAGGAAAACTCTTTTCCCCATTGGCATATACAAAAACCTTTGCATTGATAGCTGCCATATTTTTTACTATCGTTGTCATTCCCGCGGCTGCTTATGTGCTTTTTTCCGTAAAAATCAATTTCAAATGGATACGCGTTGCTGCCAATGTTTTACTGCTTATCGCAGGCATACTGGTAGCTGTTTTGTACTTCCCGCTGGCAGGTATTGTACTGCTGTTATTTGGCGTAAATAACCTGCTTGATGAGTTTACTGATGTTTTCAGTTCTGATGTGCATTCATACATCACAATTGCCATTTCTGTAATTTTTATCACTTTAATATTGGCAGAAAGCTGGCTGCCACTTGGCCCTGCACGTTCTTTGCTGATGAATACCATTTTTGTATTCCTGATTATTGGCTTTGTGTTGGGATTCTTTTTAATTTTTATTCGTTTTTACCGGGCGATATTAAAATGGTGCCTGGCAAACAAAGGATTATTCCTGCTTTTACCGGCTTTTTCCATCTTGCTTGGTGTTACAATTTGGTTGGGATTTGGAAATGTTTTTGGCTTTGTAGCAAATAGTTTTGATAAAACCGGAATGAACATTCGTACAACAAAAGTATGGCATAATTTGTATTCGACTTTTCCCGGTATTGATAAAGAATTCATGCCCCGGCTGGATGAAGGTTCTTTTTTACTCATGCCCATTCTGATGCCGCATGCCGGAATAGAGGAGAGTCTGGAAACGCTTAAATATCTGGACAAGGCAGTGCAGTCTATTCCGGAGGTTGAACTTGTTGTCGGAAAAATCGGACGTGCGGAATCGGCATTAGACCCGGCACCGGTTACCATGTTTGAAAATGTGATTAATTATAAAAGTGAATACAAACTGGATGACAGGGGCAGGCGGGTGCGTTTTGCTACGGACAATGAGGGCGAATTTATTCGTGATGAAAACGGGAATCTCGTTCCGGACAGCAGGGGCAGCTACTACCGGCAATGGCGGGATCATATCCGGTCTCCACGCGATATTTGGGATGAAATAGCTGCTGTTGCACGTTATCCCGGCCTCACTACTGCTTCCATGTTGCAGCCTATAGAAACCAGACTGGTGATGCTGCAAACCGGTACACGAGCTTCAACGGCTATGTTGGTTCAGGGGCCAGACCTGCAAACCATAGAAGATTTTTCCCTGGAAATGGAAAATATTTTGCAGGACGTTCCGGGGGTAAATCCGCCAACTGTTTTTGCCGACCGTATTGTTGGCAAACCCTATCTTGAAATTGACATTAACCGCCGTGCAATTGCCCGGCATGGTTTGACGATACGCGATGTACAGGATTATGTAGAAGTCGCTATCGGGGGCATGACGCTCACAACAACTGTTGAAGGCAGGGAGCGGTATCCGGTGCGTGTACGCTATGCCCGTGAATTCAGGGACAATCCGCATGATATAGAACGGATTTTAGTTTCCACTCCTTCAGGTGCTCAAATCCCATTGGGGCAACTGGCTGATATTAATTATGTGCAAGGGCCGCAGGCAATCAGGTCAGTGAATACATTTCCTGCCACTTATGTAATTTTTGACATACTGGAAGGTAGTTCAGCCGTAGCTGTTGTTGAAAACGCACAAAACCATCTGGACGGGTTGCTTCAGTCGGGTGAACTTGAACTGCCGGAAGGAGTGAGTTACCGCTTTATTGGTGAATACGAAAATCAGGTAAGGGCAGAAAAAAGGCTTAGCATTGTCATTCCTTTAGTCTTGCTTATTATTTTAATGTTGTTATATTTTCAGTTCCGTTCGCTGATTACATCTTTTATGATTTTTTCTGCCATTGCCGTAGCATTTTCCGGTGGTTTTATCATGATTTGGTTTTACGGTCAGGATTGGTTTATGAACTTCTCCCTTTTTGGTGCCCACATGCGGGATTTATTCCAGATACACCCGATTAATTTAAGTATTGCTGTCTGGGTAGGCTTTTTGGCACTTTTTGGCATTGCAACTGATGACGGGGTAGTGATGGCGACGTATTTGAAACAATCTTTTGCACGCAACCAACCTGAAAACATTCAACAGATCAGGGAATCCGTAGTTGAAGCGGGCAGCCGCCGGGTGAGGCCATGCCTGATGACAACCGCCACTACTTTACTGGCATTGTTGCCCATTTTGACTTCTACCGGAAAAGGCTCCGATATTATGATACCGATGGCAATTCCGGCTTTTGGAGGCATGACGATTGTCATCATGACTTTATTTGTCATACCGGTTTTGTATGCACTTTGGCAGGAAACGCTTTTAAAAAGTAAAAAAACAGAAGATGAAACACCCATGTCAAAAGCTTTTGACACAAAGGAATAAACATTTTTGGGTGTTCCACCTGCCTGTTCGGCAGACAGGTCGAATACCATTAAAGAAAAAAATTAAAATATGATGAGATGAATAAACAAGTCAATACAATCTGTACCGCTTTGCTTTTGGCCGCGATTTTGATCGTTTGCATTTTGCCGGTAAAGAAGGCTGTTGCACAGGATAATATGCTTGAAACTTATCAGGATGAAGCAGCATCAAATAATGCGAATTTGCAGGCGTATTATTACCAATATCTGGCCGGTGTGGAAAAAATAGTGCAAACCCGGCTTTTGCCCATGACAGAGCTATCTGCGATTTATTTTCCGCAGCCACTTGTCTTACAAATGGATCAACAGCTTGCAGGAGTTCGGGCGATGCAGTCATTTCCCTGGTTTGGGACAAGAAAAGTCATGCAGGAAAGTGCTGCATACAATGCTCAATTTGCTTTGGAACAATATCAGCAAATCAGAAACCAACTGTTTTTTGATGTTGCCGGGACTTTCTATGAGTTAATGCAATTAGAAGAAGAAATCCGCCTGATGCGGTCTAATATTGAATTGCTTGAAAGCATTGAGCAAATTGTAATCACTCGTTATGAAACAGGCCGGGCCAGTATGGCAGATTTGATTTTGATAGAGGTGGAAAAAGAAGATTTGAAAATCCAATTATTGAAACTTGAGGAAAAGAAAAATCCGCTTCATAATCGTTTTGCAGCACTACTTAACCGGGAGTATGAAGGTTTTTTTGCTCTGCCTGACACATTTGAAGCCCGGCAGTTAACCGATCCAATGGCAGAATTGAAAGACAGCATGCTTTTGCAACACCCTGGTATAGAATCTTATATTTACAAAGAGTTAGCTTATGCAGAACAACAGCAACTTGCCCGAAAATCAGGTTTGCCTTCTTTTGGCATTGGCGTAGAATATATGGCGATGCAAAATCTTGAAAATAATAATCATTCGGCCATGTTTATGCCGATGGTGAGTCTCCGCCTGCCTTTTCAAAGAAAGGTGTATCAGGCAAGAGAACAGGAAGCCGTATTTAATCGCAAAGCAGCTTCTTTTCAAAAAGTACAGGCACAAAATCAGTTGATTACTAAATGGGAGGAATGGGTAAGCCGCTATCAGGATGCACAAAGGCGAATACCATTGTATATCAACCAATTGGACAGAATGGAACAAGCTTTGAGTATTATTCTGGAAGATTACAGTGCGGGCAGAAAAACTTTTGATGAAATGCTGAATGTGCAGAGACGCATACTGGAATTTGAAATGGAATTAGTAAACGCAAAAAAAGATAACAATACGGCTGTAGCCGGTTTAACATATTTATACCGGCGGCCATGAGCACCCACCCGTCGGTACGCTTCTAAAGCGTCCGACGGGTTTGGGAGTAGAAAGATGAAAAGATTAAACAATGAAACAATAGAACCATGAAACCATGAAACAATTTATCAAAAATCTAAACAGATGAAAAAACAAATTGCAATCATCATCCTTGTCTTTACCGCAGGCATAGTTGCCGGGTGGTATTTCTTTGGCACAAGCGATGATGAACATACGCATGAAGCTGTCGTGGATAAAGACGAAGTTCATACTTGTCCGATGCATCCGCAGATCAGGCAGGATGGTTTTGGCAGTTGTCCGATTTGCGGAATGGATCTGGTGCCGGTAGATGCAGTTGACGAAAGTGAATCTTTCACGGAAATCAGGATGTCTGAAACAGCCATCAGATTGGCACATATCAGGACAATGAAGGTAAGTTCTCAAATACCGGAAAAAAAGCTGGAACTGAACGGGCGCATAGAAACAGACGAACGCCGGACATCCACACAAACCGCTCATTTACCCGGCAGGATAGAAAGGCTGTATATCACCTACACAGGTGAATTTGTCCGCAGGGGGCAACGGTTGGCTTCCATTTATTCACCGGAATTAGTTGCTGCTCAACGCGAACTTTTTGAAGCATTGAAACATGAAGAAACACGTCCAGTACTTGTCAGGGCAGCCCGCCAAAAACTCAAACAATGGAAGCTAACCGATGAACAGATTAGACAGATAGAAGAAAGAGGCGAAGTACAGTCTGAAATAGATATTTATGCCGATGTCAGTGGCGTTGTGGTCCGGCGGAATGTCACAACCGGCGACTATTTCAGTGCAGGAACGGTATTGTTTGAAATCAGTGATTTGAGTAAGGTATGGGTTGTGTTTGAAGCTTATGAAGAAGACCTTTCCTGGATAAATGTTGGTGATACCGTAACTTTTAGTGCAGGTGAAAGGCCGGGGCAAAAAATGACAGCCCGGGTGGAGTTTGTTGACCCTTATGTTGACGAGCGTACAAGGATAGCAAGAGTCAGGACAAGCTTAGATAACCGCGATGGAAGGTTCAGGCCGGGCATGTTCCTGAATGGTGTAATCCATAGCAAATTTGACCAATTCGGAAAAGTGATAACCGTTCCCAAGACAGCCGTGTTGTGGGGCGGAAAAACATCTGTGGTTTATGTAAAAAAGCCTGGAGTTGAGGAAACGATTTTTCAATTCCGGGAAGTTGTACTCGGGGAGCATTTGGGTGATAGTTACATCATTCTGGATGGGCTGAAGGAAGGTGAAGAAATTGCTGTTCACGGTGCTTTCAGCATAGATGCTGCTGCACAGTTGTCAGGCAAAGCCAGCCTGATGGGCAGGCATTTACTCGAAGTTGAAGAAATAGAATTTATTGTGGATGTTGGTGATTTTAAAGATGAAACACCGGAAGCATTCAAAGCACAGTTAAGCAAGCTTTTTACAGCATATCTTAGCTTGAGTGAAGCTTTAATCGAAACAGATTACGCTGCCGCAAATAATGCACTGCCCGATGTGGAAGCGGCTTTGAATGAAATGGACATGACACTTTTAGCTTCAGATGCTCATGACTTATGGATGGAACATTTAGATGCATTGGAAAAAGCAATGCATGACATGAAAGATGCCGGAGATATAGAGCATTTACGGCATGCCTTTGAACCCTTTTCAGATGTGTTGGCAGCGTCAGTAGAAAGTTTCGGGGTGAAAGACATAGAAGTGTATCATCAGTTTTGCCCGATGGCTTTTGACGACAGAGGTGCCTGGTGGCTAAGCGATACAGCACTAATAGCCAATCCCTATTTCGGGGATGTCATGCTTCGCTGCGGTGAAGTAAAAGAAAGGGAATTTAAAAAAGCCGCTCCCGAAAAGGAAAGTGCAAGAAGACAGCAGGAGCCGGGGCATGTGCATTAAAAAATAATAGGATTATGCAAAACAATCATCATAACGAACATCATGAAAAAGGCCATTCGGACGATAACGGCCACGATAAACATGCGGGGCATCATATTGAGGACTTCAAAAAAAGGTTTTGGATAAGCCTTGTGATTACCATACCGATACTTGTCCTTTCACAGATGATACAGGATTGGTTTGGTTTTGAAGTTTCATTTACGGGCGATAGTTATGTATTGGCTGCTTTAAGTACATTTATCTTTTTCTATGGAGGCTGGCCTTTTCTGAAAGGTCTTTATGAAGAAGTGCGCCAAAATGCTATTGGCATGATGACGCTGATTGGTGTGGCAATCACAGCCGCATGGGCTTACAGCTTTGCCGTTACGCTCGGACTGGAAGGAATGGATTTTTATTGGGAAATGGCTACGCTTATTGTGATTATGTTACTGGGCCACTGGATAGAAATGAAATCTATTATGGGTGCTTCCCGGGCTTTAGAATTGCTGGTAAAATTGATGCCTTCAACAGCACACCTTGTCGTTAACGGGGAAACAAAAGAAGTCAAAATTGACGAGCTGAAAAAAGGAGACGTTGTACATATCAAGCCCGGAGAAAAAATCCCGGTTGACGGTGAGGTCACGGAAGGGCAAAGCCATCTGAATGAAAGCATGCTCACCGGCGAAAGCAAACCTGTCAAAAAGGAAAAAGGACAAAAAGTAATTGCAGGTTCAGTCAATGGCAATGGTACATTGAAAGTAAAGGTCCAAAACATAGGCAAAGACAGTTATTTGAATAAAGTAATCAAATTGGTTGAGGATGCGCAAAAAATTAAATCCAAAACGCAAAACCTTGCTGACCGGGCAGCTAAGGTACTTACTTTTGTGGCATTAGGCGGAGGTGCAATTACATTGATTGTCTGGCTGGCACTTGGTTTTGAATTTGTTTAAGCCCTTGAAAGAATGGTCACTGTAATGGTAATCTCCTGTCCACATGCATTAGGTTTGGCAGTTCCCCTGGTCGCTGCCATTTCTACGACGGTTTCAGCACAAAACGGCCTGCTGATTCGCAACCGTACCGCTTTTGAAAATGCCCGTAAAATCACCACTATTGTTTTTGATAAAACCGGTACGCTCACAAAAGGCTCACATGAAGTGTCGGAAGTAAAATCACTGAAGGACAATTTTGACAAAAATGAGTTACTGCGTCTTGCAGCAGGCGTTGAGCAGGATTCCGAACACCACATTGCAAAAGGGATTTTGAAAAAAGCAAAAGAAGAAAACATCAGTGTACCCTCCTCAACAGATTTCAATTATCTTCCCGGGCAGGGATTAGAAGGTAAAGTAGAGGATCAATCAGTAAAAGTTGTTGGTCCCGGATATTTAAAAGACAATGAAATTAAACTACCGGAACATCAATTGGATGAAGCAATAGAAACCGTTGTGTATGTAATTGTCAATGATGAGGCTGTGGGTTACATCACTCTTGCCGACCAGATTAGAGAAGAAAGCTATCAGGCCATAAAAACGCTTAAAAAGAAAAACATCAAAAATCTTTTACTCACCGGGGATAATGAAAAAGTAGCAAAGCATGTATCGGAAGAACTTGGGATGGACGGATATTTTGCTGAAGTATTACCTGATGAGAAACAGGATAAAATCAAAGCTTTGCAGGACAAAGGAGAGTTTGTGGCTATGACCGGGGACGGAGTGAACGATGCACCTGCACTTGCACAGGCAGACGTTGGTATAGCCGTTGGATCAGGTACAGATGTAGCTGCCGAAACAGCAGATATTATTCTGGTTAATTCCAATCCCGCTGATATTGCAAATCTGATTTTATTCGGCAGGGCAACTTACCGGAAGATGTTGCAAAATCTGGCATGGGCAACTGGATATAATGTATTGGCAATTCCCCTGGCAGCAGGCGTGTTGTACAATTTCGGTATCGTCTTAAGCCCGGCAGTAGGTGCAGTCCTTATGAGCCTCAGTACAATCGTAGTTGCCATCAATGCGCAGTTGTTGAGAAAGGGGATGGGAGGATAGTGGAATATAATACTGATAAGGCTACAATTTTTTCTGTCACAATATTTAAACTCTCCGGCAACTTCTAAAATACCTAAAAAGTGTCTTTTATTTACCCGTCAAAGTATTTTGACTTCGCTATTTTCTTTTTTATTTAATTAAAATTCTTTAATAAATCCTGTTGACAAAAATCTTGAAAGACTTCTCACCTAATTGGATAGTTAAAGTAGCTTTTTATTTATCAAGAAATCAGCTTCAATTTTAGCTTGTTATTTTATTAAAAAACTAAAAACAGCTTTCTCTTTTATATATATTTGTTTAAAGATGGTTAAATTTAGTTATACCATTCGATCGCTTAAACTAAACTTGTATAAATGAAATACACCTATAAAAGTGCAGCTATATGGCTTGTAATATACTTATTTTTAGCACTTTTACCCTTACTTTTAGCTGTAACCGGAAGTATACCTGAATACAGAGATTTTGGGACTGAACTTGGAGTGGCTTTTGGCTTTATTGGTTTGGGTTTGCTGGGACTGCAATTTTTGATTTCCGGACGTTTTAAACAAGTTGCACCTAAGTTTGGTATGGACAATATCCTGCAATACCACCGGGAAATGGGAATCATCGCATTTGTTTTAATACTGGCTCATCCCTTAACGCTCATACTTTCTAATAGTGATTTTTTGTCTTTTTTTAATCCTTATGAAAATTTACCCAGAGCATTGGCATTGATTTTTGTCATCCCTGCAATAATTCTTCTCATGTTAAGTAGTCTTTGGCGTTTAAGTCTGGGACTTAGCTATGAAAATTGGCGTTTATTACACGGTGTGCTATCTCTTTCAATAATTTTCATAGGCTTAACTCATACCATACAAGTGTCACACTATATTGAGCCTTTATGGAAGAAAACCTCATTAGTTGTATTGTTTGCTTTTTATGCATATTTACTACTTCACAGTCGCTTGATCAGACCCTGGCTAAATCTTCGCAAACCCTATAAAGTTAAAGAGGTTGTTGAGGAGCGTGGAGATTGCAGTACATTACATCTTGAACCTGTGGGACATAAGGGTAAGAGCTTTAAATGCGGACAGTTTATGTGGATTACAATCGGCAATACGCCCTTTTCACTTCAACAGCATCCTTTTTCTATAGCTTCAGATTGTCTGGGCAAAACAATTTCTTTAACGGCAAAAGCTATGGGTGATTTCACATCAAAATGGAAAGATATCAAGCCCGGAACCACTGCATATCTTGAAGGCCCTTATGGGTCATTTACCCCTGAAAAGGGAAAAAATTTATTTATGATTAGCGGTGGTATCGGGATAACAGCTATGATGAGTACTCTCAGGACTATGAGAAAAGAAAAAGATATGCGCGAAGTAGTGCTGATTTATGGTAATTCTTCTTTTGAGGAAATAACTTTCAGGGAAGAACTCGAAGATATGAGTAAATTGATGAACCTCCAATTAGTCCTTGTGTTGGAAGAAACTCCCGATGATTGGGGTGGAGAAGAATGTTATATTGATTCTGACAAAATCAGTAAATACTTTCCATCAAATCCTGATACTTTTGCTTTTTATATTTGTGGACCAATGCCAATGCAAGACGCAGCTGAGCTTTCACTAAGAGATTTGGGTGTTGATTGGCGGTTAATTTATTCAGAAAGGTATAAAATCATTTAAAATGAAAAAACTCAAAAAACACAAATATTTATTT comes from Chitinophagaceae bacterium and encodes:
- a CDS encoding xylene monooxygenase, coding for MKYTYKSAAIWLVIYLFLALLPLLLAVTGSIPEYRDFGTELGVAFGFIGLGLLGLQFLISGRFKQVAPKFGMDNILQYHREMGIIAFVLILAHPLTLILSNSDFLSFFNPYENLPRALALIFVIPAIILLMLSSLWRLSLGLSYENWRLLHGVLSLSIIFIGLTHTIQVSHYIEPLWKKTSLVVLFAFYAYLLLHSRLIRPWLNLRKPYKVKEVVEERGDCSTLHLEPVGHKGKSFKCGQFMWITIGNTPFSLQQHPFSIASDCLGKTISLTAKAMGDFTSKWKDIKPGTTAYLEGPYGSFTPEKGKNLFMISGGIGITAMMSTLRTMRKEKDMREVVLIYGNSSFEEITFREELEDMSKLMNLQLVLVLEETPDDWGGEECYIDSDKISKYFPSNPDTFAFYICGPMPMQDAAELSLRDLGVDWRLIYSERYKII